Proteins found in one Chaetodon auriga isolate fChaAug3 chromosome 12, fChaAug3.hap1, whole genome shotgun sequence genomic segment:
- the LOC143329416 gene encoding midnolin-like, whose translation MEQQQQQQQQRGLCSFTPGCSARCGAGVSAGRPTMRLSITSTTGSPVELTVPRGETVEGLRTHISQKLRLQRDRIVLLYRDRQLTAGKLLDLGVADGSKLTLVPVVEAGLVCSTARAERTMMDVLESLTEVQICDFLSGHSPLTINLGFGAQVMYVQLQLSAQNVAELQQHQDLRAGSSSKLQAGLPGMTHLDSANSTGSTTSPASQTSNPTVDSASSGQFSAQRHRPSFNSTASASLSSTTAPAVNCHHPSSPHQSCPPHSTNTSSPISSLSLPSGCPHASCPLEAATPVCSPVPTGSIPGPRSPPPASTYRESEVDASSTAELCKQPGAVIDSFVSHSPGVFSGTFSGTLAPCSQSGTSHPRRGIAIILQILNDLLRAACHHQGASPAFSPPHCPASNPAASQLHTAEEQSKAKSETLVTQRAERLSKTPGEESLPLQSSTQENQALHCKLERLQVLMHQRRLRRRTRRNSHLSQTSHPYQHRQYRP comes from the exons atggagcagcagcagcagcagcagcagcagcggggcCTCTGTAGCTTCACCCCGGGCTGCTCTGCACGCTGCGGGGCCGGGGTCTCCGCCGGTCGGCCCACCATGCGTTTGtccatcacctccaccaccGGCAGCCCGGTGGAGCTCACTGTCCCCCGAGGAGAGACTGTGGAGGGACTGAGGACACACATCTCCCAAAAACTCAGGCTGCAAAGGGACAGGATCGTCCTCCTGTATAGAGACAG GCAGCTGACTGCAGGAAAACTGTTGGACCTGGGTGTAGCAGATGGCAGCAAACTGACCCTGGTCCCTGTCGTTGAAGCTGGTTTAGTT TGCTCAACTGCCAGAGCTGAGAGAACTATGATGGACGTGTTGGAAAGTTTAACAGAAGTCCAG ATCTGTGACTTCCTGTCCGGCCACTCGCCTCTGACCATTAACCTGGGATTTGGTGCCCAGGTGATGtatgtgcagctccagctgtctGCACAGAACGTGgcggagctgcagcagcaccaagACTTGAGAGCTGGGAGCAGCAGCAAGCTTCAAGCTGGCCTGCCCGGCATGACCCACCTTGACTCTGCAAACAGCACAGGATCAACTACCTCGCCTGCTTCCCAAACCTCCAACCCAACCGTAGACTCTGCATCCTCGGGCCAATTTAGCGCTCAAAGACACAGACCTTCCTTTAACTCAACAGCTTCCGCATCCCTCTCATCCACCACTGCCCCTGCTGTGAACTGCCATCACCCCTCATCTCCACATCAGTCCTGTCCTCCCCACTCGACAAACACATCTTCTCCTATATCCAGCCTGTCTTTGCCTTCTGGCTGTCCTCATGCCAGCTGTCCTCTAGAAGCAGCTACACcagtctgctcacctgttcccACCGGCTCCATTCCTGGACCACGAAGCCCACCACCAGCCTCAACCTACAGAGAG AGTGAAGTTGATGCCTCATCCACTGCAGAGCTGTGCAAGCAGCCAGGAGCAGTCATAGACAGTTTTGTGAGCCATTCTCCAGGCGTCTTCTCCGGGACTTTTTCCG GCACTCTGGCCCCTTGCAGTCAGAGCGGCACCAGCCATCCTCGGAGGGGCATTGCCATCATTCTCCAGATCCTCAATGACCTCCTCAGAGCAGCCTGCCACCACCAGGGGGCTTCACCTGCCTTCTCTCCTCCCCACTGTCCTGCTTCGAACCcagcagccagccagctgcacacagcagaggagcaaagcaaagcaaagagcGAAACACTGGTGACCCAGAGGGCAGAGCGCCTCAGTAAAACCCCAG GCGAAGAGAGCCTCCCCCTCCAGTCATCCACACAGGAGAATCAAGCATTGCACTGTAAGCTAGAGCGCCTGCAGGTTTTGATGCATCAGAGGCGTCTTCGTAGGCGGACTCGCAGGAACTCACACCTCTCGCAGACGTCTCACCCGTACCAGCATCGGCAGTATCGTCCCTAG
- the cirbpa gene encoding cold inducible RNA binding protein a isoform X3, whose protein sequence is MSDEGKLFIGGLSFETNEESLAAAFGKYGTIEKVDVIRDKETGRSRGFGFVKYDNADDAKDAMAAMNGKSLDGRAIRVDEAGKGGRSRGGFSPGTRAGRFGGSRGRGGAYNGDRGYSDRNYGDRGFGAGDRSFNSGGYRSGGYSSGGGGYRENRGQGGYGDRSGSYRDGYDGYATHE, encoded by the exons ATGTCGGATGAGGGTAAATTGTTCATCGGAGGACTGAGCTTCGAGACCAACGAGGAGTCTCTGGCTGCGGCCTTCGGCAAATATGGAACCATCGAAAAAG TGGATGTgatcagagacaaagagacggGAAGATCTCGCGGTTTCGGCTTTGTGAAATACGATAATGCCGATGATGCGAAAGATGCAATGGCAGCAATGAACGGAAAG TCTCTAGATGGTCGGGCTATTCGCGTGGATGAAGCAGGAAAAGGCGGGCGCTCCAGAGGTGGATTCTCACCAGGCACACGGGCTGGCAGATTCGGTGGATCTCGGGGGAGAG GAGGAGCATACAATGGCGACCGGGGCTACAGTGACAGGAATTATGGCGATAGGGGCTTCGGAGCTGGAGATAGGAGCTTTAATAGCGGCGGATACAGGAGTGGAGGATACTCCTCAGGCGGTGGCGGCTACAGAGAAAATAG ggGTCAGGGTGGATATGGTGACCGCTCTGGATCCTACCGCGATGGATATGACGGCTATG CTACACACGAGTAA
- the cirbpa gene encoding cold inducible RNA binding protein a isoform X2, with protein sequence MSDEGKLFIGGLSFETNEESLAAAFGKYGTIEKVDVIRDKETGRSRGFGFVKYDNADDAKDAMAAMNGKSLDGRAIRVDEAGKGGRSRGGFSPGTRAGRFGGSRGRGGRGYSRGGAYNGDRGYSDRNYGDRGFGAGDRSFNSGGYRSGGYSSGGGGYRENRGQGGYGDRSGSYRDGYDGYDW encoded by the exons ATGTCGGATGAGGGTAAATTGTTCATCGGAGGACTGAGCTTCGAGACCAACGAGGAGTCTCTGGCTGCGGCCTTCGGCAAATATGGAACCATCGAAAAAG TGGATGTgatcagagacaaagagacggGAAGATCTCGCGGTTTCGGCTTTGTGAAATACGATAATGCCGATGATGCGAAAGATGCAATGGCAGCAATGAACGGAAAG TCTCTAGATGGTCGGGCTATTCGCGTGGATGAAGCAGGAAAAGGCGGGCGCTCCAGAGGTGGATTCTCACCAGGCACACGGGCTGGCAGATTCGGTGGATCTCGGGGGAGAGGTGGGCGAGGTTACTCCAGAG GAGGAGCATACAATGGCGACCGGGGCTACAGTGACAGGAATTATGGCGATAGGGGCTTCGGAGCTGGAGATAGGAGCTTTAATAGCGGCGGATACAGGAGTGGAGGATACTCCTCAGGCGGTGGCGGCTACAGAGAAAATAG ggGTCAGGGTGGATATGGTGACCGCTCTGGATCCTACCGCGATGGATATGACGGCTATG ACTGGTGA
- the cirbpa gene encoding cold inducible RNA binding protein a isoform X1 produces MSDEGKLFIGGLSFETNEESLAAAFGKYGTIEKVDVIRDKETGRSRGFGFVKYDNADDAKDAMAAMNGKSLDGRAIRVDEAGKGGRSRGGFSPGTRAGRFGGSRGRGGRGYSRGGAYNGDRGYSDRNYGDRGFGAGDRSFNSGGYRSGGYSSGGGGYRENRGQGGYGDRSGSYRDGYDGYATHE; encoded by the exons ATGTCGGATGAGGGTAAATTGTTCATCGGAGGACTGAGCTTCGAGACCAACGAGGAGTCTCTGGCTGCGGCCTTCGGCAAATATGGAACCATCGAAAAAG TGGATGTgatcagagacaaagagacggGAAGATCTCGCGGTTTCGGCTTTGTGAAATACGATAATGCCGATGATGCGAAAGATGCAATGGCAGCAATGAACGGAAAG TCTCTAGATGGTCGGGCTATTCGCGTGGATGAAGCAGGAAAAGGCGGGCGCTCCAGAGGTGGATTCTCACCAGGCACACGGGCTGGCAGATTCGGTGGATCTCGGGGGAGAGGTGGGCGAGGTTACTCCAGAG GAGGAGCATACAATGGCGACCGGGGCTACAGTGACAGGAATTATGGCGATAGGGGCTTCGGAGCTGGAGATAGGAGCTTTAATAGCGGCGGATACAGGAGTGGAGGATACTCCTCAGGCGGTGGCGGCTACAGAGAAAATAG ggGTCAGGGTGGATATGGTGACCGCTCTGGATCCTACCGCGATGGATATGACGGCTATG CTACACACGAGTAA
- the cirbpa gene encoding cold inducible RNA binding protein a isoform X4, producing MSDEGKLFIGGLSFETNEESLAAAFGKYGTIEKVDVIRDKETGRSRGFGFVKYDNADDAKDAMAAMNGKSLDGRAIRVDEAGKGGRSRGGFSPGTRAGRFGGSRGRGGAYNGDRGYSDRNYGDRGFGAGDRSFNSGGYRSGGYSSGGGGYRENRGQGGYGDRSGSYRDGYDGYDW from the exons ATGTCGGATGAGGGTAAATTGTTCATCGGAGGACTGAGCTTCGAGACCAACGAGGAGTCTCTGGCTGCGGCCTTCGGCAAATATGGAACCATCGAAAAAG TGGATGTgatcagagacaaagagacggGAAGATCTCGCGGTTTCGGCTTTGTGAAATACGATAATGCCGATGATGCGAAAGATGCAATGGCAGCAATGAACGGAAAG TCTCTAGATGGTCGGGCTATTCGCGTGGATGAAGCAGGAAAAGGCGGGCGCTCCAGAGGTGGATTCTCACCAGGCACACGGGCTGGCAGATTCGGTGGATCTCGGGGGAGAG GAGGAGCATACAATGGCGACCGGGGCTACAGTGACAGGAATTATGGCGATAGGGGCTTCGGAGCTGGAGATAGGAGCTTTAATAGCGGCGGATACAGGAGTGGAGGATACTCCTCAGGCGGTGGCGGCTACAGAGAAAATAG ggGTCAGGGTGGATATGGTGACCGCTCTGGATCCTACCGCGATGGATATGACGGCTATG ACTGGTGA
- the ndufa13 gene encoding NADH dehydrogenase [ubiquinone] 1 alpha subcomplex subunit 13: protein MAGSKVKQDMPPPGGYSAFDYKRNLPKRGLSGYSLFGIGIGVMVFGYWKLFKWNRERRRLQIEEMEARVALMPLLQAEKDRRYLRLMRENLEEEAIVMKDVPGWKVGESVFNTDRWVTPLCEELFNLRPRKELHHERFGFVWYV from the exons ATGGCGGGGTCCAAGGTGAAGCAGGACATGCCTCCTCCGGGAGGCTATTCTGCGTTTGATTACAAGAGAAATCTGCCGAAACGGGGACTCTCTG GATATAGCTTGTTTGGCATTGGCATTGGCGTCATGGTGTTTGGTTACTGGAAGCTTTTCAAgtggaacagagagaggag GCGCTTACAGATTGAGGAGATGGAGGCCAGGGTAGCTCTGATGCCCCTGCTGCAGGCAGAGAAAGACCGAAG GTACCTGCGGTTGATGAGGGAAAATTTAGAGGAAGAGGCGATTGTCATGAAGGACGTTCCAGGTTGGAAG GTCGGCGAGAGCGTCTTCAACACAGACCGCTGGGTCACCCCTCTGTGCGAGGAGCTGTTCAACCTCCGGCCCCGCAAAGAGCTTCACCACGAGCGCTTCGGCTTCGTGTGGTACGTGTAA